The following proteins are encoded in a genomic region of Arachis stenosperma cultivar V10309 chromosome 4, arast.V10309.gnm1.PFL2, whole genome shotgun sequence:
- the LOC130973467 gene encoding uncharacterized protein LOC130973467 → MDDGTATTADSSSLLKNPTVSEHTLQLLLTASDTSSLENTLESLIETAKSHGGRSELASKKVLAAVLEVLEHHNHNHDIIALCFKLLRNLCAGDIENQNSFIEHNGVAVVSDILRSEVGSSSSYSLGLVRWGIQVLANVCLAGREHQRAVWEELYPEGFVLLARVSSKETCDPLCMVIYTCCDGNPEWFQILSSYDGWPVMAAIVRTASSAGFAEDWLKLLLSRICLEESQLPVLFPKLEYVDDPLGEEDTESKDGQFSSEQAFLLRILSEILSERLEDVTISTDTALFVYGIFKKSIRILEHAGRGKSGLPSGSPEVDVLGYSLTILRDICAQDNARGNRDDAESVVDVLFSYGFIELLLSLLRDLEPPTTIRKVMKQFENQDGIGASSSSLKPCPYRGFRRDIVAVIGNCAYRRKHAKNEIRQQNGILLLLQQCVIDEDNPFLKEWGIWCVRNMLEGNEENRRVVEQLEYQGTAEVPELAALGLRVEVDRSTMRAKLVNVT, encoded by the exons ATGGATGATGGTACGGCTACTACTGCAGATTCATCTTCATTGTTGAAGAACCCAACAGTATCAGAACACACCCTTCAGTTACTCCTCACTGCTTCCGACACTTCTTCGTTGGAAAACACCCTTGAATCTCTCATAGAGACTGCAAAATCCCATGGTGGTCGTTCAGAACTTGCTTCCAAAAAGGTCCTCGCTGCTGTTCTAGAAGTACTTGAACACcataatcataatcatgatATTATTGCTTTGTGTTTCAAGCTCCTTCGAAACCTGTGTGCTGGGGACATTGAAAATCAGAACTCGTTTATTGAGCACAATGGGGTGGCTGTTGTTTCAGATATTTTGAGGTCAGAGGttggttcttcttcttcttattctttgGGTTTGGTTCGTTGGGGAATTCAGGTTCTGGCGAATGTTTGTCTTGCTGGGAGAGAACACCAGCGTGCTGTTTGGGAAGAGTTGTATCCAGAAGGGTTTGTGTTGCTTGCTAGAGTTAGTAGCAAAGAGACTTGTGACCCTTTGTGTATGGTGATTTATACTTGTTGTGATGGGAATCCTGAATGGTTTCAAATTCTGTCAAGTTATGATGGGTGGCCTGTAATGGCAGCAATTGTGAGAACTGCTTCTTCTG CTGGTTTTGCTGAGGATTGGCTAAAGTTGCTTCTTTCAAGAATCTGCCTTGAAGAATCTCAATTGCCTGTGTTGTTTCCTAAATTAGAGTATGTGGATGATCCTTTGGGTGAAGAAGATACTGAGTCCAAGGATGGTCAGTTTTCCTCTGAACAAGCTTTCCTTTTGCGAATCCTATCGGAAATCTTAAGTGAGCGGCTAGAAGATGTTACTATCTCAACAGATACTGCATTGTTTGTTTATGGAATATTCAAGAAGTCTATTCGGATTCTCGAACATGCAGGGAGGGGCAAGTCTGGTCTTCCTAGTGGCTCTCCCGAAGTTGATGTTCTCGGCTACTCGCTCACAATACTGAGGGACATTTGTGCTCAAGATAATGCGAGAGGTAACAGGGATGATGCAGAGAGCGTTGTTGATGTGCTATTCTCTTATGGCTTCATAGAgttgcttttgtctttgcttaGAGATCTTGAGCCACCAACAACAATCCGGAAAGTAATGAAGCAATTTGAGAATCAAGATGGTATTGGTGCTAGTAGTAGTTCTTTAAAACCATGTCCTTACAGAGGGTTCAGGCGAGACATTGTTGCAGTTATTGGAAATTGCGCATATAGAAGGAAGCACGCAAAAAATGAAATCCGGCAGCAGAATGGGATTCTGCTGCTATTGCAGCAGTGTGTTATTGACGAAGACAATCCTTTCTTGAAAGAATGGGGTATATGGTGTGTAAGGAATATGTTGGAGGGCAATGAAGAGAACCGAAGGGTAGTTGAGCAGTTGGAGTATCAGGGAACTGCCGAAGTCCCGGAGCTTGCAGCCCTTGGTCTTCGAGTGGAGGTTGATCGGAGTACTATGCGCGCAAAACTTGTAAATGTAACATGA